The window tacaactaataattttaagcatagaaataaactttaaacaaaatctaatgaatagttttctttttacccattagaacaaattttgaaatcttttgACTAAAAAATCTCTTTTCAAGATGGTAAACATCAGGTTatagttcaaaatttaatcaatagtTTTCTGTTTTACCTTtggaacaattttgaaaattttgactaaagaaaaaactcttttgaaggttgaaaaaattataacaaatttgactttaaaaaactaatcaaGGTGGTAAACATCAAGTTatagtataaaatttaatgaaaatagtcttttttttttttttttaatctttttaccctagaacaattttgaaaattatgagtAAAAGAAACTCTTTTGGATGTGgtgaaaaattataacaattttgactAAATAAAAACATCTCTTTTGAAGGCGGTAAATATAGGTTATAgtatttaatgattttgttagACAACTTCTTTATCATTCATGGTTTATGTCCTAATACATtctaagaataatataaaaattgttcATAAATCTAAACTTGATTAACGATAATTAACGTGATGTTCtgtacaaaaatagaaaattgaatcTTGTGTTTTCATTAGTTCATAAAGGAAAGTGGATGAAGAAACATGTGTTTGTTAGGtttgatataaaaatgaatgtgaaATGGGTTCGAGTTAAATAAAGGGTGGGGCCTAAGACATTGGAATTTTGGGTATGCTTCGGACAAGttatctcaaaaaatgaacTTTCGGTGTATCCTTAAGATTGTTTCTAATATCTTTCCCAAGTAGCCTATTTATAAACCCCATTGCTTTCCTTCTAGTTTTACACTCTCAATCCCCTCCCTCAAGatcaaaaacacaaaatccCACTTCTCCATTTGAAAAGAGTTCAAAactttcttgtctttcttaCAAATCCCATCTATTTTCCTTAAGATCTTGCTTTGAAATCAAAAGGGTTTGTGGGGAATTTGGTGAACTCAAAAACCCATAAGTTAGAAACTTCATTTTTACAGACAATGGTTCTTGAACTTAACAGGTTCATTAGCAGAAACCTGTGGAGATTTCACTCTGTTTTTGACCAAAAAACCATTGTGGATAAAAGCTTCTATTTTTGGATCTTCCATATTTTCAATAGATACAGTTTCAATACTTAACCGAAGAGTTAAAAGAACAAATCAGCTCATTTTTACTTCAGTGAATTTgtagttgttttttcttcttttttcttcttttagtgttttttcattttagtggTAAAAGAATGGGAAGTGGTTCTCTTCCACCAGGCTTCAGATTTCACCCAACAGATGAAGAATTGGTTGGTTATTatctcaaaagaaaagttgaaggaCTTCCAATTGAACTTGAAGTCATTCCTGTTATTGATTTGTATAAATTTGATCCTTGGGAACTCCCAGGTATCACTCATTTAACTCCAAATCCTCTGTTTTtaactctctcttttttgtttgtttattgttaCTGCTATGCCTTTGGATTCTTCACAAAGCGGAGCTTTATTGctttataatgaaataaaattgaaagtgatgttttttggtttactaaaaagtgttttcaagtgggaaaaaaaaaatggaatgcGTCAATTGGTGAACCTTTTTTATGTACTAATTGAaagatttctttttgttttgatatgttttatgttttatgtttatgatatGATTTACTGTGATTACAGAGAAGTCTTTCCTTCCCAAACGAGATATGGAGTGGTTTTTCTTCTGTCCACGGGATCGAAAATACCCGAATGGATCAAGAACAAATCGAGCTACTAAAGCTGGCTATTGGAAAGCTACTGGAAAAGATAGGAAGATCAACTGTCAATCTTCTGTGATGGGATATCGAAAGACACTTGTTTTTTATCGCGGTCGAGCGCCGTTGGGTGATCGAATGGATTGGGTTATGCACGAGTATCGACTTTGTGACGATTTCTCTCACGGAACTCCTAATTTTAAGGTGTATGAGAATGCAGTTTCATAACTTGCTTATATtagtattgtttttgttttacaatTAGAGCTGACTTTGTGCTTGATCATTTGTGTTTTCTAGGGTGCTTTTGCTTTGTGTCGTATtgtgaaaaagaatgaaataggACAGAAGAAGAAGGACAATCATCGAGAACCGAAGGGCAATGCCGTTGGGAGCAGTCAAGCTAGTGAAGATTCGGCATCAACGAGACTAGTAGTCGAAAATGaactatcaaatattttggaaGACAACTTATCTCAgtccaatttttttctcacaaaCGAGAGTCGTTTGGCAAGTCCAATGACAACTTTGTATGACACGAATCCAATGTCTCGATATAGCACGCCGATTATGGAGACAGATCCTGAAAAAATATGGATCTCACCTGATTTGATTCTTGACTCATCCAAGGTATGaagtttttcaacaaaaaagaaaaaaaaactgatgaTAATTCAAATGACCTTTTTCTTGCTTTGTTGTAGGATTATCCTGAAATGCAAGGAGCTATGTCTATGTGCTTCCCTCAATATGAGTACTCGAGTTCAATGATACCGTGGCAGTCACACGAGCACACGGAAATATCTCCAAGTTCATCGTACTCAAACTATACAGGTGACATTGAGCTTGAGGACAATCTAAATCAAATTAGTGGTTGCATATCACCGTACTCAACACATCTAAACTATATGCAACTTAACATAAATGAACAAGGCTTAGATCtcaaaaattcacaaaaatatCCAAATTACTTCTGAAAAAGAACTACAACAACAGAGGATCGTCTAGGCTTTACGTCGATGCAAAGTCGTCGAAAACCTCTTTAACAAACCTTCACCTTCAAGCATTGTGTGAGATTGAATTCTCGACGGGGTCCCGAAGCCAACGCCTTTTAATGTCTGTCTTCGATGCGGGAATAAAACGAGTTCTATATATGTTATGGAGGATGCATGTTGAGCAAAAATTGGTTGGGTTTAAAGGTATACTTAATTACAAGAGTTTTTGGTTTGTAGTCCCTGGTGACATCTTTTTTAATGATTGAGCCAGAGaggtcttttttttcttccccttcttAACTTTGAGCTTTTTTATTGTATGCAATATTAGTAATCTTCACTTTTGATTTACTTTTGATTTCCCTCACCTTGTAATGTAACTTTgcttattttctttacaattttcttcGTCCATCTTGAGCTCGAGTTtgtgtattttgaaattatagaAATGGTTTTTATGCAACGAAAACATTCTAAGCACAAAAAAAGATCACTAAAGTTTATCACGAGAGTAAGAAACTGGAATTTTACCGCGCTTAAAAACTGTTGCAACTACCTTTTGTGATGATTattcaaaagtaaaagtatCATCGACCATCGACCATCGCTAATATTTTCTATGATAATATATTAACATTAGCAATAAGCAATTGTACTATGACAAGTTATCATTGCTAATAACTAgctcaaaatttttatatttttgtattgatATGAGTATTAATGacaatgaaaaatgttattaaaacatatatattgaCGTTTTCtcattgtcaaaaaaaaatttgaatatcatcattttttattgttaaaaatatcttGTCAACAAATATCATACAATGGCACATGTTTACTGtcataaaagtatatataatgatGACAGATTTACCTTGTCAATTAAATACATCTCGTGGCAATTTGCTAATGATATAAAACTATTGTTTTAATCCACTCATTACATACACAAATGATTATCATTATCAACTAATCCTATAATTTTGACaagtaaaaacataaataaaaatctttgACTAATGtgataaaattagtaaaacatttaatttttacagaACAAACTAACGTCTTCGAAGATCAAGTGAAAATTTGcgtaaaaagattaaatacaGCAAATATTGCCACAAGCAAAGTAGACTAGGACCGTTCGCGACAAaagcaactttttttttttttggtaagaCAATGTATCTctctaataattaaattatgatgTCATCATcaaaagaatggaagaaaagagagttctTCCAATGAAAACCAAtctttgaattgttttttggTACAATTGAGTCAGCAAAATATTCTATTGAGGCATTTAGGTTTAAAGGCTAAGGAGGAAAAGGGTTTTTTTGTAGGTTTGGATAAGCCATTCATTATGAAAGAAGAATCTTTACAAAATATGTGTACTATTTTAACATGCCCTTATTTAGTTAACATATGAACActcaatttgaaaacaaactttgttttgtttttgtttttgagttgttcctttttctttttcttcaaaataaagaacaaacaTTCTCACATCATTTGATAATAAAGTTGATGATATAATAGATATATAAGTTAGCCAATAAAAAAGGTGGTGTGGGGTAGAGAGTTTGTATGGAATAAGTGAATAAGCAaagaacttttattttttttgaaagaatgttTTGAGTCATTTTggttttagatttgaatgagTTATGGtattgttttaagaaaaagtagaaaaagtgTTGTGAGTTGAAGGTATAGAGATGAAAAGTATGTTTTAATTCAAGATTaataaaggaaataataatatgggAGAGGTGATATTGGTATCAAAATTAAAGGCATCACCTCCTCCCTAGTGATCCTATTCACTagattggaaagaaaaaggggaaaacaCACATGAATAAGAGAATTTGTAGCTTTATTCTCTTTTAGTGAATAGTTCTTTGATTTGAAATCCTAAAGGCCAAGTATGGATTTTGAATAGCTTTAATGGTTTGAAACTTTTAGAGgtatatttgtttgattacGTTGATGGTAAAATTCGACCAAGTTCACGAGACTTTCCATGAGTTGTCGAAGATGAATGTATAATTTGGAGAAGAGGTTACAATGCAAAACATACCAAGgataacatatatattgatGTAGAGCTTGTCACATACACTCTGATAAGTTAGTATTTTTGACCAAATGTTAGGACAAGTAAATTTTAAGGAGGAGTTAAGCTTGAGGAGAATGTAGGCAAATCTACCGTTAATAACAACTCATTCATTCTTCCATAAATAAACCCGGGAAAACATGATCCCTCCCTAAACACTACATGCCTTTAGAGATTCTAGAAGACGATGTCGAAGATGACAAATTGTGGGCAGTTTTGTTCTCATCTCTAAGGACtttgcaaaaatgaaaaatatttacacaacCATTGAAGCTTTGATGGAAGACtagaaaacaatcaaattgaattgatTAAGGCTTAACATTCCACTCGATAGGTTGATTCaggtgacaatttttttttttagaaaaaaagtcGTCTAATAGCACCTATTTTTTTGCATTaagtaaatatgataaatacgacaagtaattagatatatcataAGACTATCAAAGAGTTATtcgcttttaaatttgctaattttacaatttagaaaatagagTGACACGAgctatattattataaattttttctttttactatttttactaACGTGGGTCGATGAATAGACTTAAATACTTATAGTCTTaatcttataaaatttatccTTTTAAATACCTTGTAATATCATAAGAAATGTTCTTACAAGATTAAGAAGAGTGcaaaatttatggaaaaaagTATTTCTTGATAGACAAAACGAGATGGGAACCATGGGTTTTGTTGGGTATCGACGAGAAGATGATATGGATTTGGgtttggaattggaattgaaTAAGGTTGAAACCATTTGCCAGACAGCCCAAGTTGAATTTAGCATCAAATCAAGGCAGCGACTTCCATTCTTCCAACCATAATCAAGCTTCTTCTTCCATGGCTACCTTCACATTTACTCCCCATATTGGAGGTAGGCTCCCAACCCCATCTCTCTCAGTTTcatcttcttattcttctacATCAAAACGAAAACCCAAATTCAATTCCATTACAACCACCAGAGTCTCCCTTCAAGCTTCCACACCTTCACTTTCTGACCCCTTTGTTCTTCAACTCGCCGAAACTCTCGAAGActcactctcttcttcttcttcttcttcatcgcCTTTTCCTCTTCAGAAACTCAGAGAATCTTCCGCGGAGAATCTTCTTTCTACCCCATGGCCCTCTCGTAGAGACGAGCCCTTTCGCTTCACTGATGTTTCTTTCATTAAGCAGTCCCAAATCCACCCAATCTCTAATCCACCGCAGTTTTCTGAGCTATCTAGCATCCCTTTAGAAACCCAGTTCGCCAATGTTGTAATTGTTGATGGTCATTTTGTTAATTCTGTTTCCAATTTGACTGAATTGCCGAATGGGGTTTATGTGGGTAGCTTTATTGACCTTCCGTCTGAGAGTGTTGGGAAGAGGGTGTCTGAGTTCGTTGATGGGAAGTTCGCGGGGGACTTGTTTTGGTCCATTAATGGCGTTGGAGCTCCAGATTTGACTGTGGTGTATGTTCCTGCTGGGTGTAAAGTAGAGAATCCAATCCATTTTAGGTATTATTCTATCAATGGGGGCGATGAGGGGTCGAAGGAATTGGCTGTTTCGAATCCCAGAGTATTGGTTTTGGTGGAAAATGGAGGGGAGATTGAAATCATTGAGGAGTTTTTGAGTGGGGATGGGGGTAAGTCCTATTGGTCAAATCCTGTTTTGGAGGTAGTCATTGGAAGTGGAGGAAAGGTTAAACATTCGTATATTCAGAATCAGTCTTTAAATGCTGCACATATCAAATGGACTTCTGTTCAGCAGGTACTCTCCTTTTccattattcaaattttttggtAGTTCTAAACCTGTTTTTGGCTGCTCTACACTATACATTATGCTCATGTCTTATTCTCATGTTGGGAATGTGACCAAATATGAGAAAGAGAGTACCTGCTAGAAATGATTAACGACATATAAGTGACTACAACTATCCATTGGTACGAGGTCTTcttgttgaaataaaaaacaagcCCTTTTAGTACGAGGTTTATAGCAAAAGTGAACATTATTATATCATTGTGGAGATATGTGAAGCGTTGATGTCCGTAATATCTCATCCATCCTAGATTTTAAGTTAAACTTAGTTGAATTCACACTCCCTTGTTGATGGGTTCTTAATCTCTAAGGAACGAGACTCATTATTTGGAAATTCTAGAGTCACTAGAAAAGCAAGAGTCTTCTTCACTTTCCCCTACTTTTAGAGGCAGGTGCGGTTGGGTTGTTTTGGGACCttctccttttcggttttgCAACAGCGgttgttaaattttgattgcTGCACATTTATAAAGAACACCATTGAAGCCGATCATTCTGATGACTGGGTCGGCTTTCTTATAAGCTCCAAACTTCAAAAGCTAAAGAAAATATCTAAGCTCGGTTTGCAGATTCTGAGGctgaaaggaaaagaaaagagttggGCCTTCTTTCAGATCTTTCTTCCCAATAGGTGGATATTCGGCTTTCAATGAAAGGCGATCGaatgaatttatatttatcaGAGGAGAGGAACTTGATACAAACATGTAAATGCTAATTGGGCAAAATTTGCAGATTTACCAAATTCTATCCTAGTGGCTTCTTTCTGTAGGGATGAAATCAACAAGCCTTGAAGTCTCTTGTAAGAATAAAGCCCCAAGCCCACATTTGAGTTTTTCTTAGAATTTTGGCCATTTTCTGCACCGTTTTTCAGAATTTTTTTGAAGAGATTCATTTGAGTGGCCGGCGAAATGCTTGTTTGATAGAGAACTTTATTTGCCTCATCCCAAAGAAGGAGGACTCTTTATTTGTTAAAGACTTCAGACTAATAATGCTTACCACGTCAATGTATAAAATCATCACCAAAGTACTTCATCAGCTTCTGAGACCCACCTCTTTCCTTCATTTTGTTCACTTTGTTTGGCAAGTAGTGAAGATTTGCAGCATCTATTCTTCATGGCTCATTCTCCCGTTCCTTTTGGTTGGGATTTATGCTCATATTTTGGTTTGCAAGAGGTCTTTGGATGCTCTTTTCGCGAAAACATTCATCAAGTACTGGTTGGTCCTTCGTTGTCATctaaatctcaaattttatggTCCAACGCAGTTAAATCTCTTCTGTTAGAATTACGGTTTGAACGTAATCAGGCGTATTCCATGACAAATCATTAGTATGGTCAGATCTTTTGGTTTTGACACGACTTCTATCCTCATGAGGGTGTTCTTTTTCTAAAGCTTTTGTTAATTATTCCACTTAGGACATTTGTTTGAACTAGAGTAATGCTTTTTATCCATGGATTGAGTTATTGCATTACTTTCTTTGTATCCTCTCTATCATTTCATCTTGTACTTTTTAGCATTAGACTTTTTCATCGTATTaatgaaatgttttatttCCTA of the Cucumis sativus cultivar 9930 chromosome 3, Cucumber_9930_V3, whole genome shotgun sequence genome contains:
- the LOC101221873 gene encoding NAC domain-containing protein 71; this encodes MGSGSLPPGFRFHPTDEELVGYYLKRKVEGLPIELEVIPVIDLYKFDPWELPEKSFLPKRDMEWFFFCPRDRKYPNGSRTNRATKAGYWKATGKDRKINCQSSVMGYRKTLVFYRGRAPLGDRMDWVMHEYRLCDDFSHGTPNFKGAFALCRIVKKNEIGQKKKDNHREPKGNAVGSSQASEDSASTRLVVENELSNILEDNLSQSNFFLTNESRLASPMTTLYDTNPMSRYSTPIMETDPEKIWISPDLILDSSKDYPEMQGAMSMCFPQYEYSSSMIPWQSHEHTEISPSSSYSNYTGDIELEDNLNQISGCISPYSTHLNYMQLNINEQGLDLKNSQKYPNYF
- the LOC101222108 gene encoding protein ABCI7, chloroplastic, giving the protein MATFTFTPHIGGRLPTPSLSVSSSYSSTSKRKPKFNSITTTRVSLQASTPSLSDPFVLQLAETLEDSLSSSSSSSSPFPLQKLRESSAENLLSTPWPSRRDEPFRFTDVSFIKQSQIHPISNPPQFSELSSIPLETQFANVVIVDGHFVNSVSNLTELPNGVYVGSFIDLPSESVGKRVSEFVDGKFAGDLFWSINGVGAPDLTVVYVPAGCKVENPIHFRYYSINGGDEGSKELAVSNPRVLVLVENGGEIEIIEEFLSGDGGKSYWSNPVLEVVIGSGGKVKHSYIQNQSLNAAHIKWTSVQQESTSAYELVEISTGGRLSRHNVHIQQLGPETTTELSTLHLSIGNQTQDLHSSLVLDHPRGYSRQLHKCIVANPQGQAVFDGNVKVNRYAQQTDAGQLTRSLLLEPRATVNVKPNLQIIADDVKCSHGAAISDLEETQLFYFQARGIDLETARKALIFSFGAEVIERLPSPSVRKRVENHIKELLNPTLERS